The Fimbriimonadaceae bacterium genome has a segment encoding these proteins:
- a CDS encoding ABC transporter permease, translating into MRWPREGTALAMVALVCAAAAVKEPRFFSAASLDSVLLWLPVLLVVAAGQMPVIVTKGIDVSVGSTVGLTAFAVGMVARDNPGLPVAALFAIGLLAGALLGCVNAGLVVWGRVPPVVTTIGTMTAFRGLAFLLAQGKQINTDDVPSALTALGREGVHLSGVTATWHLVLAAVPCVLLAWALAQTRLGRTVFAVGSNPVAARLRGLNVNRTLATVYVWSGVCAGLGGVVYLSRFGFVNAASAGVNLELNAIAAVVVGGVPVSGGAGSMTGVVAGCVLLAIVNVGLSVLGVAADWQLLAYGVVVLVALVVDALGGRARDGGHALA; encoded by the coding sequence GTGCGCTGGCCTCGTGAAGGCACCGCCCTGGCGATGGTGGCCTTGGTCTGCGCCGCGGCGGCGGTCAAAGAACCAAGGTTCTTTTCTGCCGCGTCTTTGGACAGCGTGCTCTTGTGGCTGCCCGTCTTGTTGGTGGTCGCGGCAGGACAAATGCCCGTCATCGTCACCAAGGGGATCGACGTGTCGGTTGGCTCGACCGTCGGCCTGACCGCCTTTGCGGTCGGTATGGTCGCCAGGGACAACCCTGGCTTGCCCGTGGCTGCCCTTTTTGCCATCGGGCTCCTCGCCGGAGCATTGTTGGGATGTGTCAACGCTGGGCTGGTCGTCTGGGGCCGGGTCCCGCCGGTGGTCACCACGATCGGGACGATGACCGCGTTCCGCGGCCTGGCGTTCCTCCTCGCCCAGGGCAAACAAATCAACACCGACGACGTCCCCAGTGCCCTCACCGCCCTCGGCCGCGAAGGCGTCCATCTTAGTGGCGTGACCGCAACCTGGCACCTGGTTCTGGCGGCTGTACCCTGCGTCCTCTTGGCCTGGGCTCTCGCCCAGACCAGGCTAGGGCGGACCGTCTTCGCCGTCGGGAGCAACCCGGTCGCGGCCAGATTACGTGGTCTGAACGTCAACCGGACTCTCGCGACCGTTTACGTTTGGTCGGGGGTCTGCGCCGGTCTGGGCGGCGTCGTCTATCTCAGCCGGTTTGGGTTTGTCAACGCGGCCAGTGCGGGGGTCAACCTGGAGCTGAACGCCATCGCGGCGGTCGTCGTCGGTGGAGTACCCGTCTCCGGTGGAGCAGGCTCGATGACGGGGGTCGTCGCGGGATGCGTGCTCCTTGCTATCGTCAACGTCGGGCTGAGCGTCTTGGGGGTGGCCGCCGACTGGCAACTGCTTGCCTATGGCGTGGTGGTGCTGGTCGCCCTTGTCGTCGACGCGCTGGGCGGTCGCGCCCGGGACGGTGGCCATGCGCTGGCGTGA
- a CDS encoding substrate-binding domain-containing protein has product MIRTLLATVLVAGIFVAGCGTSSNDAATTGGTQAKSGALHFVFVPKSAGNPYFAEVEKGLQKGAKELGATIETQAPTSADATSQVGTIKDALQRGVDVLVVSANAPDTLNDVFDDARKKGVIVLTVDSDITGNEEHRDASVLPTDFAKVGPALVENLASLTGGQGDFAILSAATDAPNQNAWIAGMKEALKDPKYAGLKLVDTVYGNDEPEKSATEMQALLTKYPDLRAVVSPTSVGLGAAAQVLETSGQYPGGPKAKGPGIELTGLATPNQLRAAVEKGVVKKFQLWSPADMGEIAAHLGAALHAKKFLPEEGKSFDVPGLGSKTFSAKGVVYAGPLVTFDKANIANFDF; this is encoded by the coding sequence ATGATACGCACGCTCCTTGCCACCGTTCTGGTCGCCGGTATCTTCGTCGCCGGCTGTGGGACCAGTTCCAATGACGCGGCCACTACGGGGGGCACGCAGGCCAAATCCGGGGCCCTTCACTTTGTCTTCGTGCCCAAGAGCGCGGGCAACCCCTACTTTGCCGAAGTCGAGAAGGGTCTGCAGAAGGGTGCCAAGGAACTCGGGGCGACGATCGAGACCCAAGCCCCCACCTCGGCCGATGCGACAAGCCAAGTAGGCACGATCAAGGACGCGCTCCAGCGTGGCGTCGACGTGCTCGTCGTCTCGGCCAACGCCCCCGACACCCTGAACGACGTCTTTGACGACGCGAGAAAGAAGGGCGTCATTGTCCTGACCGTTGATTCCGACATCACCGGGAACGAGGAGCACCGCGACGCATCGGTCTTGCCCACCGACTTCGCCAAGGTCGGGCCCGCGTTGGTCGAGAACCTCGCCTCGCTGACCGGTGGCCAAGGTGATTTCGCTATTCTCAGTGCGGCGACCGACGCCCCCAACCAAAACGCTTGGATCGCGGGCATGAAAGAAGCGTTGAAAGACCCCAAATACGCGGGACTGAAGCTGGTCGACACGGTGTACGGCAACGACGAACCCGAGAAGAGCGCGACTGAAATGCAAGCCCTCTTGACCAAGTACCCCGACCTTCGTGCCGTCGTCTCGCCGACGTCGGTCGGGCTCGGTGCCGCCGCGCAGGTCTTGGAGACCAGTGGCCAGTATCCGGGCGGCCCCAAAGCCAAGGGCCCCGGCATTGAGCTCACGGGCTTGGCGACGCCTAACCAATTGCGGGCCGCCGTGGAAAAGGGCGTCGTGAAGAAGTTCCAACTGTGGTCGCCGGCTGACATGGGTGAAATCGCCGCCCACCTGGGCGCTGCGCTTCATGCCAAGAAGTTCCTTCCCGAGGAAGGCAAGTCGTTCGATGTCCCCGGCCTGGGGTCGAAGACCTTTAGCGCCAAGGGGGTCGTCTACGCCGGCCCGCTGGTGACGTTCGACAAAGCGAACATCGCCAATTTCGACTTCTGA
- a CDS encoding lactate utilization protein — translation MDAREQVLSLLPDGEGEVHREAVPDYVPFNGDLVSLFKDRVAAVGGRVMDLDEARRLCPAPAWVDGDVAGTWGSPPTPRDIWEASAGVTSTICAVAQTGSVLLAAGPGRRRLVSLAPPVHIALVRKVVATLADAVDLAPRSTSVLVTGPSRTADIEGVLVNGVHGPGELWVVLLEDLIVD, via the coding sequence ATGGACGCCCGTGAGCAGGTGCTTTCACTATTGCCCGACGGAGAGGGGGAGGTCCACCGGGAGGCCGTCCCCGACTATGTCCCCTTCAACGGTGACCTCGTTTCCCTGTTCAAGGATCGTGTCGCCGCGGTCGGGGGCCGGGTCATGGACCTTGACGAGGCCAGGAGACTTTGCCCGGCGCCCGCCTGGGTCGATGGCGATGTCGCCGGCACCTGGGGGAGCCCACCGACGCCACGGGATATTTGGGAAGCCTCGGCTGGGGTGACCTCGACGATCTGCGCCGTCGCCCAGACTGGCTCGGTCCTTCTCGCCGCCGGACCGGGTCGCCGACGGTTGGTCAGCCTTGCCCCTCCGGTCCACATCGCCTTGGTAAGAAAGGTCGTGGCGACTCTCGCTGACGCGGTCGACCTGGCGCCCCGGTCCACCAGCGTCCTCGTGACAGGCCCCAGCCGGACAGCCGATATCGAGGGCGTCCTTGTCAACGGGGTGCATGGGCCGGGCGAACTCTGGGTGGTGCTCCTGGAGGACCTCATTGTCGACTAG
- a CDS encoding (Fe-S)-binding protein, whose amino-acid sequence MRVRLMLTCLCDAFYGDVGQATVRVLEHAGCTVEFPEGQTCCGQPPFNSGDWESARRVAAHTCGVFAGDTPVVTPSGSCAAMVRHGYPRLDLTPPGPVYELAEFLVDVLHITTWSGREYAKTVAFHRACHGRLIGLGDKAERLLSTVPGIALAPVPEPEQCCGFGGAFAVKEPHLSQHIGTAKLECLRSTGADEVVSGDMGCLMHLTGLAGRQGRPVRTRHYAEILAEVSA is encoded by the coding sequence ATGCGCGTCCGGCTGATGCTGACGTGCCTGTGCGACGCCTTCTACGGCGACGTCGGGCAGGCGACCGTCCGCGTCCTGGAACATGCGGGCTGCACCGTCGAGTTCCCCGAAGGGCAGACGTGCTGCGGCCAACCGCCGTTTAATTCTGGCGACTGGGAGTCTGCCCGCCGTGTCGCGGCCCACACGTGCGGTGTCTTCGCGGGCGACACCCCGGTGGTCACGCCGAGCGGCTCCTGTGCCGCCATGGTCCGGCACGGATACCCTCGGCTCGACCTCACCCCACCAGGGCCCGTCTACGAGTTGGCTGAGTTCCTCGTCGACGTGCTCCACATCACCACTTGGTCCGGCCGGGAGTATGCGAAGACGGTCGCGTTCCACCGTGCCTGTCACGGACGGCTGATCGGACTCGGAGACAAGGCAGAGCGGCTTCTTTCCACCGTGCCCGGGATCGCCTTGGCCCCCGTGCCCGAGCCCGAACAGTGCTGTGGGTTTGGCGGTGCCTTTGCCGTCAAGGAACCCCACCTGTCCCAGCACATCGGGACCGCCAAGCTCGAATGTCTGCGGTCCACTGGCGCCGACGAGGTGGTCAGTGGAGACATGGGGTGCCTGATGCACCTGACCGGCTTGGCCGGTCGTCAGGGGCGTCCCGTGAGGACGCGCCACTATGCGGAGATTCTGGCGGAGGTGTCGGCATGA
- a CDS encoding rhamnulokinase — MSTRHLAVDIGASGGKSLLGIWDGSNLQVQVVRRFDNHPRKVDGHLRWDIGALDREVGRCLAMAGPVDSYGIDTWGVDFCLLDAEDKLVGQPVHYRDHRTDGLLPEVLALLGAEAVYQATGIQAMPINTLVQLYALARQEPEVLALAKTFLTVPDYLHWRRTGVKACEFTNAMTTQCFCPSTMTWATGLLEKIGVAPSLFPPVVPPGTEVAPGVVLPACHDTGSAVASLDLEPGDYWLSSGTWSIVGVNVAAPVLTEEARLLNLTNEGGVDGTFRLGKNVMGLWIVQEWLRHRPEPLSDLLARAEAAASPGTQIDVDHPSLLAPDDMPAALRSLLPGVDDDTLVRAVLESLAHRYRWVVGALEKASGIPCRRLRVMGGGSQNRFLNQLTAECLGVPVVAGPVEATALGNLVVQIGRGDAEVMTAVRRAAARSDAAGFV; from the coding sequence TTGTCGACTAGGCACTTGGCCGTCGACATCGGGGCGAGCGGGGGAAAGTCGCTTCTCGGGATATGGGACGGAAGCAACCTCCAGGTCCAGGTAGTCCGTCGCTTCGACAATCACCCTAGGAAGGTCGACGGCCACCTCCGCTGGGACATTGGCGCCCTTGACCGGGAGGTGGGGAGATGTCTCGCCATGGCCGGCCCGGTCGACTCCTATGGCATCGACACTTGGGGAGTGGACTTCTGCCTGCTTGACGCGGAAGACAAGCTGGTCGGACAGCCCGTCCACTACCGCGACCACCGGACCGACGGGCTCCTTCCGGAGGTCTTGGCCCTTCTCGGGGCCGAGGCCGTCTACCAGGCGACCGGAATCCAGGCGATGCCGATCAACACGTTGGTCCAACTCTACGCCCTCGCACGGCAGGAACCCGAGGTGCTCGCTCTGGCAAAGACCTTCTTGACCGTCCCTGACTATCTGCACTGGCGGAGGACCGGAGTCAAGGCGTGTGAGTTCACCAACGCGATGACGACGCAGTGCTTCTGCCCCTCCACGATGACTTGGGCGACCGGACTCCTGGAGAAGATCGGCGTCGCCCCGTCCCTCTTCCCACCCGTCGTCCCCCCGGGGACAGAAGTCGCTCCAGGCGTCGTGCTTCCCGCCTGCCACGACACCGGTTCTGCGGTCGCGTCTCTCGACCTCGAGCCCGGAGACTACTGGCTGAGTTCGGGCACTTGGTCCATCGTCGGAGTCAATGTCGCCGCCCCGGTGCTGACGGAAGAGGCCCGGCTCCTGAACCTTACCAACGAAGGCGGCGTGGACGGCACCTTTCGCCTCGGGAAGAACGTGATGGGACTCTGGATCGTCCAGGAATGGTTGCGGCATCGACCGGAACCCCTGTCAGACCTGCTCGCCCGGGCCGAGGCGGCCGCGTCACCCGGCACCCAGATCGACGTCGACCACCCCTCGCTACTCGCCCCCGACGACATGCCTGCCGCCTTACGGTCGCTCCTGCCTGGCGTCGACGACGACACCCTGGTCCGGGCGGTGCTCGAATCCCTGGCCCATCGGTACCGATGGGTCGTCGGTGCTCTGGAGAAGGCAAGCGGGATCCCGTGCCGGCGACTCCGAGTGATGGGAGGCGGTTCTCAGAACCGTTTCCTCAACCAGCTGACCGCCGAGTGCCTCGGCGTCCCCGTCGTGGCCGGGCCGGTCGAGGCTACCGCCCTCGGTAACCTGGTGGTCCAGATCGGCCGGGGTGACGCGGAAGTCATGACGGCAGTGCGCCGGGCGGCGGCACGATCCGATGCCGCGGGCTTCGTCTAG
- a CDS encoding family 78 glycoside hydrolase catalytic domain — MTFSLVLATIVTGAVVAVPLVPAKLRCDWKVNPLAVDDVSPRLTWVAEGKGSDRLVTAHQVLVSSTRAALDQDRGDLWDTGKQSGDSFSASYQGRDLAPGQEVFWKVRVWDENDKPGSWSAVSTWRNGIARDWRAGWVQDPKAALPPEPPSMDGASWYGHPDDSAESTAKGYVRHYRVPFSDRAVTLLIAADDHFKATVDGNAVVSGGFTRFEVIRLPERPTSRVLDVTVTNDQGMSGLLVKFLDKDGDSVEPGQIQVAQDQAGPWTPAKKLVDYGGAPWGRVKAHVEYPMGPAAMFRRAFQIEKPVRSALLYATALGAYQVSVNGRAVAGTGLAPGWTEFTKRAYYHTHDVTKSLKQGENVLGSWLGDGWYAGYLAFTGRRFYYGGAPALSLELRITYADGATDRIVTGPDWQVAHGENLHNDLLMGCATDYRLARPGWDRPGFRADGWSSVKVVDPPKISLSAHPNSEVDPQMSITAKTRTESAPGVWVYDFGQNFSGVVRFKVKGKAGDVVTVRHGERLDKGKLYTANLRAAKATDTYVLAKDGVTVCEPKFTFHGFQYCEISGVATPPGPGDVEGIVLHSDLPLAGTFKSSEPLLDRLVLNSDWSQLGNYLDVPTDCPQRDERAGWTGDAQVYIKSAYFNRDIAAFADKWLVDLCEDSPSPVDGAFPDVAPYLNMVGRGNAGWDDAGVVCVYQTWRMTGDTRPVVAHWAALDKCCDYWAAKAKDYIRPPGAYGDWLLLDGLQHSESIATALWVRDLRYMEEMAEAVGKDSAKYAEQRAKVRAAWRAAFWKDGKINDKGPGDQSMYAVAVMTGVLDDKEAQEAADVLADMVRARGGHLSTGFLGTPEVLKALADHGHADVAYGAVLKKDYPSWLYQIKLGATSMWERWDGWTPEKGFQDAGMNSFNHYWLGCVNEWLYTYAAGIDLLQPGWAAVSYKPYFTDQLGHVDASYESVRGTVKSSWRRMPDGSYEARLHLPVGVRAVVELPAGTRPASSRTVLSHGVGTVGSGDHLFLVPKP; from the coding sequence ATGACCTTTTCGCTTGTGCTGGCGACGATTGTCACCGGTGCCGTCGTGGCCGTGCCCCTCGTCCCCGCAAAGCTCCGTTGTGATTGGAAGGTCAACCCCTTGGCGGTCGACGACGTGTCACCGCGTCTCACTTGGGTCGCCGAGGGAAAGGGCAGTGACCGCTTGGTGACCGCCCACCAGGTGCTGGTCTCCAGCACCCGTGCTGCTCTAGACCAGGACAGGGGCGACTTGTGGGACACCGGCAAGCAGTCAGGTGACTCGTTCAGCGCGAGCTACCAGGGCCGGGATCTGGCCCCGGGGCAGGAAGTGTTCTGGAAGGTCCGGGTGTGGGACGAAAATGACAAACCCGGTAGTTGGAGTGCGGTGTCCACCTGGCGCAACGGCATCGCCCGGGACTGGCGGGCCGGATGGGTGCAAGACCCGAAGGCCGCGCTACCGCCTGAGCCCCCGTCGATGGACGGCGCCAGCTGGTATGGCCATCCGGACGACTCGGCAGAATCGACGGCAAAAGGCTACGTCCGCCACTACCGCGTCCCGTTCTCCGACCGGGCCGTCACCCTTCTCATCGCCGCCGACGACCACTTCAAGGCGACGGTTGATGGCAACGCCGTGGTCTCGGGCGGATTCACCCGTTTCGAGGTCATCCGGCTGCCGGAGCGCCCCACGAGTCGAGTCCTCGATGTGACGGTCACGAACGACCAGGGCATGAGCGGTCTCCTGGTGAAGTTCCTTGACAAGGATGGAGATTCGGTTGAGCCTGGGCAGATCCAAGTCGCCCAAGACCAGGCCGGGCCTTGGACGCCGGCAAAGAAGCTCGTGGACTATGGCGGGGCCCCTTGGGGCCGGGTGAAAGCCCACGTCGAATACCCGATGGGCCCCGCGGCGATGTTCCGTCGTGCGTTCCAAATTGAAAAACCCGTCCGCAGCGCCCTGCTCTACGCCACCGCGCTCGGTGCCTACCAGGTATCGGTCAACGGCCGGGCCGTGGCCGGGACGGGACTGGCCCCGGGCTGGACCGAGTTCACGAAGCGTGCCTACTACCACACCCACGACGTGACCAAGTCCCTGAAGCAAGGGGAGAACGTCCTCGGTTCCTGGCTGGGCGACGGTTGGTACGCTGGCTATCTGGCCTTCACGGGCCGGAGATTCTATTACGGCGGCGCTCCCGCCCTGAGCCTCGAACTCCGGATCACCTATGCCGACGGCGCCACCGACAGGATCGTGACGGGGCCCGACTGGCAGGTCGCCCACGGTGAAAACCTGCACAACGACCTCCTGATGGGTTGTGCCACCGATTATCGGCTCGCCCGACCGGGCTGGGACAGGCCGGGCTTCCGAGCCGACGGCTGGTCGTCGGTCAAAGTCGTCGACCCGCCGAAAATCAGCCTGTCCGCCCACCCGAACAGTGAAGTCGACCCTCAGATGTCGATCACAGCCAAGACGCGGACGGAGAGCGCGCCCGGGGTCTGGGTGTACGACTTTGGCCAGAACTTTAGCGGGGTCGTGCGGTTCAAGGTGAAGGGGAAGGCAGGTGACGTGGTCACCGTCCGCCATGGTGAGCGGCTTGACAAGGGAAAGCTCTACACCGCCAACCTCCGGGCGGCCAAGGCGACTGACACATACGTTTTGGCCAAGGACGGGGTCACGGTCTGCGAGCCGAAGTTCACATTCCACGGGTTCCAGTACTGCGAGATCAGTGGTGTCGCCACGCCGCCGGGGCCGGGCGACGTCGAAGGGATCGTCCTGCATAGCGACCTGCCCCTCGCGGGGACGTTCAAGTCCAGCGAGCCTTTGCTCGACCGACTCGTCCTGAACTCAGACTGGAGCCAATTGGGCAACTACCTGGACGTGCCGACGGACTGCCCCCAGCGTGACGAACGGGCGGGTTGGACGGGAGACGCCCAGGTGTACATCAAGAGCGCCTACTTCAACCGGGACATCGCCGCCTTCGCGGACAAGTGGCTCGTCGACCTCTGTGAGGACTCCCCCTCGCCCGTCGACGGCGCGTTTCCCGACGTCGCCCCCTATCTGAACATGGTCGGCCGCGGCAACGCCGGGTGGGACGACGCCGGTGTGGTCTGTGTCTACCAGACATGGCGCATGACCGGTGACACCAGGCCGGTCGTCGCCCATTGGGCGGCCCTGGACAAGTGCTGCGACTATTGGGCGGCCAAGGCGAAGGACTACATCCGCCCGCCAGGGGCATATGGGGACTGGCTCCTGCTTGACGGACTTCAGCACAGCGAGAGTATCGCCACCGCCCTTTGGGTGCGCGACCTGCGATACATGGAGGAGATGGCCGAAGCGGTCGGCAAGGACTCTGCCAAGTACGCAGAGCAGCGCGCCAAGGTCCGTGCCGCGTGGCGGGCCGCCTTCTGGAAGGACGGCAAGATCAACGACAAGGGCCCTGGGGACCAGTCCATGTACGCTGTCGCGGTCATGACGGGGGTCTTGGACGACAAGGAGGCCCAAGAAGCCGCCGACGTCCTTGCGGACATGGTCCGGGCCCGCGGAGGCCATCTGTCCACCGGGTTCCTCGGCACTCCAGAGGTTCTCAAGGCCTTGGCCGACCACGGTCATGCCGACGTCGCCTATGGTGCGGTGCTCAAGAAGGACTATCCCTCCTGGCTCTACCAAATCAAGCTTGGCGCGACCTCGATGTGGGAACGTTGGGACGGGTGGACGCCGGAGAAGGGATTCCAGGACGCGGGGATGAACAGCTTCAACCACTACTGGCTCGGGTGTGTCAACGAGTGGCTCTACACCTACGCGGCTGGGATCGACCTCCTGCAACCTGGTTGGGCCGCCGTCTCGTACAAGCCGTACTTCACGGACCAGCTCGGCCACGTCGACGCCTCGTACGAATCAGTGCGCGGCACGGTCAAGTCGTCGTGGAGGCGAATGCCCGACGGCTCCTATGAGGCCCGTTTGCACCTGCCCGTCGGGGTACGTGCGGTGGTCGAACTCCCCGCGGGAACCCGACCGGCTTCGTCGAGAACGGTCCTGTCGCACGGCGTGGGGACGGTCGGATCGGGTGACCACTTGTTCTTGGTGCCAAAGCCCTGA
- a CDS encoding ABC transporter permease, with protein sequence MRWREMVPLGLLLLVLFWGSRVSPRFLDAPYLLDSMNLYVETGLLAVGMTFVIMCGEIDLSVASTTVLCACVAAKWCPPGCPPSLLVLVCVGAGALLGLVNGALVAWARVPSFLATLATMAAFRGVAQAWMGPYSAKWPVLKGLDRAHVVGSAVPWPPVVWLVVAALAGLLLHRTVYGRWVAAVGTSPVAARFSGLPVERTKLIAFTMTGALAGLAALFLGSRLGVVRHDLVRGLELEAITAVVVGGTSILGGQGTMLGTVTALLLVAAAKTAMGVAGVKPEVQVTVVGVLLVGAVLAGNMSALVRRRPARA encoded by the coding sequence ATGCGCTGGCGTGAGATGGTCCCCCTGGGGCTCCTGCTCCTCGTCCTGTTCTGGGGCTCGCGGGTCTCCCCCCGGTTCCTTGACGCCCCGTACCTTCTTGACTCGATGAACCTCTATGTCGAGACCGGCCTGCTGGCCGTCGGCATGACGTTCGTCATCATGTGCGGGGAGATCGACCTTTCCGTCGCTTCGACGACCGTCTTGTGTGCCTGCGTCGCGGCAAAGTGGTGCCCGCCGGGCTGCCCGCCCAGTCTGCTGGTACTCGTCTGCGTCGGCGCAGGCGCGCTGCTGGGCTTGGTCAACGGCGCGCTCGTCGCCTGGGCCCGGGTGCCGTCGTTCTTGGCGACCTTGGCCACCATGGCCGCGTTCCGAGGCGTGGCGCAGGCATGGATGGGGCCCTATTCGGCCAAGTGGCCGGTGCTCAAGGGCCTCGACCGGGCCCACGTCGTCGGGTCGGCGGTGCCATGGCCCCCGGTGGTGTGGCTTGTCGTCGCCGCGCTGGCCGGACTTCTACTCCACCGCACCGTCTATGGCCGCTGGGTGGCAGCGGTCGGCACAAGCCCCGTGGCGGCCCGGTTCAGCGGGCTCCCCGTCGAGAGGACCAAGCTCATCGCCTTCACCATGACCGGTGCCCTCGCCGGACTCGCCGCCTTGTTCCTTGGATCCCGTCTCGGCGTGGTCAGGCATGACCTGGTGCGGGGGCTCGAACTGGAGGCGATCACCGCGGTCGTCGTCGGGGGGACGAGCATCCTCGGGGGCCAAGGCACGATGCTGGGCACCGTGACCGCCCTGCTCCTTGTCGCCGCGGCCAAGACGGCGATGGGTGTGGCGGGCGTCAAACCCGAAGTGCAGGTCACCGTCGTCGGTGTCTTGCTTGTCGGTGCGGTTTTGGCCGGTAACATGTCCGCGCTGGTCCGCCGACGCCCGGCCCGGGCCTGA
- a CDS encoding lactate utilization protein — translation MSSRVDAFAAGLAPRTAASVRAASSAKVRQRLHALPQTFLDPEAARTYAARVKAAVLDNLKPLLLQFEANLVANGVSVHWARDAQEARDVIVGVCRRTAPEGCTVVKGKSMVTEEIHLNDALERAGFPTLETDLGEYVVQLDGDTPSHIVTPIIHKDRYQVAESFHAEGLGPYTSDPSELTRQARLRLRAAFRTARVGVSGVNFGIASTGRLVIVENEGNNRLSTTAPDVHVAVMGIEKLLPDERDLAVFLPLLAGSATGQQITTYVHMITGPRRGAESDGPREVHVVLLDNGRSSVLASERRDILRCIRCGACLNVCPVYRAASGHGYQNVYCGPVGAVLAPSLSFDTNRDVPFASSLCGACEEVCPVMIPIPDQLVGLRRQATVQGSWGVFAHGATHPAQWRTALALAPWVSGAGAWMSGWAQFRSAPAKHGDFRRWWHGRP, via the coding sequence ATGAGTTCCCGCGTCGACGCCTTTGCCGCGGGACTAGCGCCCCGGACCGCCGCCAGTGTCCGGGCCGCATCGTCGGCAAAGGTCCGCCAACGTCTCCATGCCCTGCCTCAGACATTCCTCGACCCGGAGGCGGCGCGGACCTACGCCGCCAGGGTCAAGGCCGCCGTCCTCGACAACCTGAAACCCCTCCTGCTCCAGTTCGAGGCCAACTTGGTGGCCAATGGCGTGTCGGTCCATTGGGCGAGGGACGCCCAAGAAGCCCGCGACGTCATCGTCGGCGTCTGTCGCCGGACGGCCCCCGAGGGATGCACCGTCGTCAAGGGAAAGTCAATGGTGACTGAGGAAATCCACCTCAACGACGCCCTTGAGCGGGCTGGCTTCCCTACGCTTGAGACCGACCTCGGCGAGTATGTGGTCCAATTGGACGGGGACACACCGAGCCACATCGTCACGCCGATCATCCACAAGGACCGGTACCAGGTCGCCGAGTCTTTCCACGCGGAGGGGCTTGGTCCCTACACGAGCGACCCGTCGGAACTGACCCGTCAGGCCCGGTTACGGTTGCGGGCGGCGTTTCGGACGGCCAGGGTCGGCGTCAGCGGGGTCAACTTTGGTATCGCATCGACCGGCCGTCTCGTGATCGTCGAGAACGAGGGCAACAACCGTCTCTCGACGACCGCGCCGGACGTCCACGTCGCGGTCATGGGGATTGAAAAGCTCTTGCCCGACGAGAGGGACCTGGCGGTGTTCCTCCCCTTACTTGCCGGATCGGCGACCGGACAGCAGATCACGACTTACGTGCACATGATCACGGGCCCCCGTCGCGGCGCGGAGTCTGACGGACCCCGGGAGGTGCATGTCGTCCTGCTCGACAATGGACGGAGTTCCGTCCTTGCCAGCGAACGACGGGACATCCTCCGATGCATCCGTTGCGGGGCGTGCCTCAACGTCTGTCCGGTGTACCGCGCCGCCAGCGGTCACGGTTACCAGAACGTGTACTGCGGGCCGGTGGGAGCCGTTCTGGCCCCCTCCCTTTCCTTTGACACCAATCGGGACGTCCCCTTCGCCAGTTCGCTCTGCGGAGCCTGCGAGGAGGTGTGCCCGGTCATGATTCCCATTCCAGACCAGCTTGTTGGATTGCGTCGTCAGGCCACCGTCCAAGGCTCTTGGGGAGTCTTCGCCCACGGAGCGACCCACCCCGCCCAGTGGCGCACCGCCTTGGCCCTGGCCCCGTGGGTGTCGGGAGCGGGAGCCTGGATGTCGGGATGGGCACAGTTTAGGTCAGCGCCGGCCAAGCACGGTGACTTCCGGAGGTGGTGGCATGGACGCCCGTGA
- a CDS encoding response regulator transcription factor has product MRILVVEDDVAIADEVALALRREGLAVDVVHDGPAGLDSILINPYAVVVLDWMLPGMDGLAVCQAARRAQVSVPVLMLTARDQVSDRVEGLEAGADDYLVKPFDVRELTARVRALVRRDKAVKSGVVQFADLELDSQTKRVVRAGREINLTPREFELLEALVRNRGRTLTREVILNNVWGADENTENAVNFHVTSLRRKVDSWHPVKLIHTVHGFGYTLRAED; this is encoded by the coding sequence ATGAGGATCTTGGTCGTTGAGGACGACGTCGCCATCGCCGACGAAGTGGCCCTTGCGCTTCGGCGCGAAGGCTTGGCGGTCGATGTCGTCCATGACGGCCCCGCCGGCCTAGACTCCATCCTCATCAACCCTTACGCGGTGGTCGTCTTGGATTGGATGCTGCCGGGGATGGACGGCCTCGCCGTGTGCCAGGCCGCCCGACGTGCCCAAGTGTCGGTGCCTGTGCTCATGTTGACCGCACGGGACCAAGTCTCTGACCGGGTCGAAGGGCTTGAAGCTGGGGCAGACGACTACTTGGTCAAACCCTTCGACGTCCGGGAACTCACCGCCCGTGTGCGGGCCCTGGTGCGGCGCGACAAGGCCGTCAAGTCCGGGGTCGTCCAATTTGCCGACCTCGAGCTGGACTCTCAGACGAAACGGGTCGTGCGTGCCGGCAGGGAGATCAACCTGACACCCCGGGAATTCGAACTCTTGGAGGCACTCGTCCGCAACCGGGGTCGGACGCTGACACGCGAAGTCATCCTCAACAACGTATGGGGTGCCGACGAAAACACGGAGAACGCGGTCAATTTCCACGTGACGTCGCTCCGGCGGAAGGTGGACAGTTGGCATCCGGTGAAGCTGATCCACACGGTGCACGGCTTTGGCTACACGCTCCGGGCGGAGGACTGA